GCGGGCCAGATCGGGGCGAGCCGGTGGAACGTCTTCCTCAATCCCTTCCGGCTCCCCGACGGGATGAACGAGTCCGTCTGGGCCGACGTCATCCTCAAGAACCGGATCTTCCTCGCGGCGGGAGCGGTCGTCTCCTTCCTCGCCGGCCTCTTCAACCTGCAGAAGCGCGAGAAGTTCGTCTGATCGGCGCGCGGGCACGGATCCCCGACCGGCGAGGCGCGCCGGCGCAGGCGCGGCGCAAAAAAAAGAGCGCCGCGAGGCGGCGCTCCGTGCGGTCGTTTCCCGGGCGGCTTCTACTCGACGGCGCGCCCTTCGAGAAAGGCCTTCTTGTTGATCTCTCCCGTTCCCTTCGGGGCCATCCGCTCGATCACGTCGAGCCACGTCGACTCCTCGATGTCGATCGAGCGCGAGAGGACGCCGAGAAGGATCGTGTTCACCATCCGAGAATTGCCGAGCTTCTCGGCGAGCGCGAAGGCGTCCACGACCGTCGCTTTCGGCACGCGCTTCTTCAGCGCTTCCTCGATATGGTCGGGGTAGGAGAACGTGCCCGTCGAGACGATCGTCGGAACGATCCGCTGGCTGTTTGCGATCAAGGCGCCGCCGTCGGCGAGCTCGTGGATCCACCGGAGGGCCTCGGCGATCTCGAAGGCGAGGATGACGTCCGCCGTCCCCGTCGGGATAAGGGGCGAGTGGATCTTCCTGCCGAAACGGACGTGGCTCGTGACGATGCCTCCCCGCTGGGACATCCCGTGGACCTCGCTCTTCTTGGCGTCGAGCCCCGTCACCTTCGCCACTTCGCAGAGGATCTCGCTCGCCAGAAGCACTCCCTGTCCGCCGACTCCCACGATCAGCACGTTGGTGGTCTTGTCGCTCATCGTCGTTTCCTTTCACCGTCGGTTCGTCTTGGGCCCGCCGCTCATTCCCCGGGGGGAACGATCGCGTCGGCGGGGCAGACCTGCGCGCAGATCGAGCAGCCCGTGCAGACGGCGGGATCGATCTTCGATTTCGGACGACCCTTGTCGTTCGTCTCTTCGCTCGCCGAGATCGCCGGGCAGCCCACCTTGAAGCAGGCGCCGCAGGCGATGCACGAGTCGGCGACGACGTGGAAGGCGACGCCCTTCACCTTCTTCGGGAAGAGCATGCAGGGCCGGGTCGTGATGATGACGCTCGGTTCGTTTCGCGCGATCTCCTCGGCGAGGACCGCCTCCGTCCCGGCGAGGTCGTAGGGATCGACCTTGCGGACGTGCTCGACGCCGAGCGCGCGGCAGAGCTTCTCGAGGTCGATCGCCTTCGTCTCCTCCCCCATCAGCGTCCGTTCGTTGGCCGGGTTGAACTGCCCGCCCGTCATGGCGGTGATGCGGTTGTCGACGATGATCGTGGTGGTCGTGCCCCTGTTGTAGACGACGCTCGCCAGGGAGGTGATCCCCGAGTGGAGGAAGGTGCTGTCGCCGAGGAGGGCGACCGTCTTCTTTTCGGTCTTGCCGGCCTTCTCGATCCCGAAGGCGTGGCCGATCGAGGCGCCCATGCAGAGGGTGGTGTCGATCTGCTCGAGCGGCGGCAGCGCGCCGAGGGTGTAGCAGCCGATGTCGCCCGTGGTGAAGACCTTCTGCTTGCGCAGGGCCACCATCATGCCGCGGTGCGGGCAGCCGGGGCAGAGGACCGGCGGGCGGGGAAGGACCTCCGCGCGCTCCCTGCTGGCGGGGAGGTGCTCCGCGGAGAGGACGCCCGCCTCGACGAGCCCCTCGCGGACGCGATCGACGTTCAGCTCGAGATAGTTCGAGAAGAACTTCTTCCCCTCGACGGGGATTCCCGCCGCGGCGATCTGCTCCTCGTAGAAGCCCTCGAGCTCCTCGACGACGAGGAGGCGTCCCACCTCGGCGGCGAACTCGCGGATCTTCTTCATCG
This genomic window from Candidatus Krumholzibacteriota bacterium contains:
- a CDS encoding indolepyruvate oxidoreductase subunit beta; translation: MSDKTTNVLIVGVGGQGVLLASEILCEVAKVTGLDAKKSEVHGMSQRGGIVTSHVRFGRKIHSPLIPTGTADVILAFEIAEALRWIHELADGGALIANSQRIVPTIVSTGTFSYPDHIEEALKKRVPKATVVDAFALAEKLGNSRMVNTILLGVLSRSIDIEESTWLDVIERMAPKGTGEINKKAFLEGRAVE
- the iorA gene encoding indolepyruvate ferredoxin oxidoreductase subunit alpha, producing MEMMLSGNEALARGMYEFGGEFASAYPGTPSTEILETIGRFFKDDIYAEWAINEKVALENAVGASYGGARSLAAMKHVGVNVAADPLMTLSYTGVGAGLIIVSADDPSLHSSQNEQDNRCYGKFASIPVLEPSDSQEAKDFVKYAFEISEEFDTPVLLRLTTRISHSKGLVTIGERETVEHGGFERNITKYVMVPGHAIKRHRIVIERLERLAAYADATELNRIEWNGKKVGIITGSVAYQYAREAMPGASILKLGLGYPLPMKKIREFAAEVGRLLVVEELEGFYEEQIAAAGIPVEGKKFFSNYLELNVDRVREGLVEAGVLSAEHLPASRERAEVLPRPPVLCPGCPHRGMMVALRKQKVFTTGDIGCYTLGALPPLEQIDTTLCMGASIGHAFGIEKAGKTEKKTVALLGDSTFLHSGITSLASVVYNRGTTTTIIVDNRITAMTGGQFNPANERTLMGEETKAIDLEKLCRALGVEHVRKVDPYDLAGTEAVLAEEIARNEPSVIITTRPCMLFPKKVKGVAFHVVADSCIACGACFKVGCPAISASEETNDKGRPKSKIDPAVCTGCSICAQVCPADAIVPPGE